TTCTATGCTCCTACAAATGTTTCAATACCGAAGGACACGACTATTTTGGCATCGCTTACGTTGGAGAAACGTGAAGATCTTACGTTAGTAGCGTCAAGAGTTTATCTGCTTCAGTGAACTGCAACTGCCAGATCATTTTAAAGATGCTCGGTTGAATTCATCGCCCCACTGTGTGTGGTAAAATTTTGATGGAGGAGAGCTTTAGTTGAAGGTTGACTCTTTtatggtgttacactttttcaACAGCCCGTCACGTTTCGATAGCTGTCTTCTTGAGCGTGGTCATTTGTTAGTCGTTGGATGGTTCTAAAGGCAGCTCAATTAAAGGGAAAACCTTGGAGGTCTTCTAAATGAAATTCATCAGACAGGGTTGTCCATTGATAATCCAGCAGGATATGAATATCGTCACAAATGGGCCGTGACAAGCCCAGAGGAGATAAACAACTGGGCTGGAAGGAGATTTAtggttattttgttttgtcttctgTCTATCTTGCATCAGCGCTTCTCTCTTGAAAGGCGTTCTCCCAAATTCTGGAAGCAAATCACCGACAAATGGAAACTGACTTTCATGCAAGGGAAATCTTCGTTGTTCTGAGAAATCGTCGGGATTTTGAAGTGTATGGGAATTTTTGACGCCATTGTGTCATCATGTTGTTTCATTAACACACTCTCGAGTTTGCGCACGGAAGGCAGCATGCtatttgacttcaaaaggtgACAGAATTTGTTAAACGTAGTTAAATCTCCAACTTAAAGTCTTTTAGCAAaatattagccatcaaaaactggtGAAGTCTTGGGTAACAAAGGTATTGATGATCCCATACTTTCTATGTCATATAGAAAGTATGAGATCATCaccgaatttttaacgcatcattgctcagagattgtCTGGCATAtgtggttcaaattttcagagatagctttCGAATTGcattttcaatattcagtacttttttctcggctgactgattagGAACGATAGCCCTATGTTAATGAGGAAAAATGTAAACGAAGATTCTCCTATTATGCGAACAGTTACCATATGGCCTTGCGAACGCTTCTCATCTTCAAACAATAGAACACAGGATTAGCTAACGAATTGTGAGTGCGATATTGAATGCTGCCTCGAACTGGTTATGGCGTCGTTTCACTACGGCCGTCATAATACTAAGATCGAGTTATGGTGCGTAAAAAATAATCATCAAAAACAGCAGGTAGAGTAACAGTGCAAGTGGATGAACCATACTTGCCAATGGCGTTCAATTCGTTGGCCAGTGAAGCTTGGGAATATTGAGCGCGCAAGGAAGCCTGAGTGGAGTGTTAGGCGAGGTTTGCAAGCTGAACGTTCGTTTCACCCCTGCATCGATGTCACTTAACCAGGTGCAAAAGCTTAAAGCTTAAAGCGTAAGCGAAGGTCGTCCGCGTCAGACAATTAAGTTGCAAGTAAAAGTATCATGTAATAAATAAAGCTTTTCGAGTGGACAGATAGACGAATGGACGAGATGCCGCTGAAGATCCACAGGAACACCACAATTTACGGGAACTACAGTGCGGTATCGGTTGCAAAGCACCAGTGCTGATAGTCAATCGAAGAGTTATCAATGAAACCACACTTAAAACTGGTGCCATTTTTGTACTTGCAAGCGGAGCGGTGCGACCAAGTAGGTGGGAACAAAACTGCCCACTCCAAATCGGTTGTTGCCAGATTAGTGAGCAACACGTTGGATGGATTGTGTAAATGTGTTTTTTTCAACACCGTTATCATCACAAGCAAGTTGTTCATTCTAATGCTGGCAACATACGCGATCTTGAAAGCTTCAATAGCACTTTCAATTGTCTTTACTTGATGTAAATGCACGATAGAGAGTTGGAAGAAACAGATCATTTTGGGTGGAACGGTTGAGAAAATAGAAGTTTTTCCAAAACTTGTTCGGTGCCGTTTGAAGTATCTTTCATGGAAACTTACATGTAACAAGAGATTGCGCGACAGAGAAGAAAAACACTGCCACTGCAAATCACTGCAGTAAACACTCGGCTTCAgtaaaaccaatttttcttgGATCTGTGGTGTTTATACAGTCGCAACTGTGAAAAAAAGATCGAGTTTTATTTGCTTAGATAAAACCAGACTTTCCTTTGCAATAGAATGAGAGCACACACGCCGCTTTGTTGCCTTATAGCGGAACAATAATGTAAAAAGCTTGTTAATCATAGAATGACAATGTCATTCCCAACTGAATTCATTTCATTCTAGGCATATGTCTAGGAGCATTCCGATGGCTAGAACTATACAATGCAGCTCATTTTTTTTGGTTGTGAATGCTGTAAAACAACACCGTTATTACACACAGCACCCCTTATGTTTCTCATTTTCTTTACAAAACATGAAAGCGATTTTCTTCTATTAATATAGGCTATTAATCTTTGTTTGACAGAGTGTCTTCTTTTCAACACGGTGCCAGTCAATGTAAAATGAACAAATTTTCTAGCAAACAATGATTCAAATAACGAAACTAACGCtatcaaggaaaaaaagaacttattttGGAGTAAACCGTTACGTAATTATGTTTTGATAGATGACTGTTGTATTACAAATTTCAAATGATTGCGTCTTCTCCACAATTTTTTAGGCCGCGAATTCCATTGGTCTACTTTGTTAAATGGGTTGGAGGGGTGGCTGGTGGTGACAAGCCTACTCAGGGGACCCTTGTGAGAAAACTCCTTAGTAGTATATTCGTACGGTGGATAGGCCCTGCAAGAGaaaatagagagattaagcGTTCAAAGAGTTGAGgccttaaataactgaggagaaagtgccatCTGTGAATATTgagattttcaagtcttctcggataaggaccatTAAATAGTATTTGTTTATAGCCCATGCTACCGCTCACGGTTCCAAAATATTAGGGAACTAGGTACCCGGTATTGTGGGATGGCCTTGTTCTAGGCGGAGGCATGATTCGTTTccctaatagaccatattcgtattctcagtattggactggaactagcttgcaatgcaggctaatgcggggaaatcttttcaaatgcaaatactttttaatatattcccccgcattagcctccatttcaagctagttccagtccaatactgggaatacgaatggGGTCTATTGACTGTAAACTGCGTAAAAAGCAGTAAGGCTGAAGTCCTCCACTATAAAGTTAGTGTAATTTTCTTCACTCTAGTTATTTTTCCTATCCATACAAATTTCTACACTAGATTATTGTTACTAGTACATAATATACTTAGTTAAGAAAAACCCATGTAGTTTACTCGTTATGCACAGCCTTTATATTGTATTTCAATTTGTATTTGATTGTATTTTTGTAAGTAATTCTAAGTCAGCCTTTAATTGTATTTAATCGTATTTTTGTAAGTAAATTCAAGTCAattaaaaatcaataaaatacaaaaaagaaatagaagaaaTATTTACAACACCAAAGCACTGCCTCCGTACTCCCAGCTTAGTAGCCTCCCTGACTGCATTCGCCAAGGTCGTCGAGAACGTTTGTCACATCCATTTGAAAAACAGATGTTAGAAAGGTTTTTAATTTGTTATGTCAGCAGGAGATAACAACATTTTACTATATGTGTATACGTGTGAAaaagtctttttcttttttctcaatcTTCGCGCAATCGAGTCTTTGGCTGCAAGTTTGACAAGTATATCTAATGGCTTAAATCAACCGTTACTGAATACACTCCGTTAAGGAAGAATGATATTACAGATAGCAGGACCCAAACTTGTGGAACACTAACAAACGATGATTATAATTTACCTGTAAGTTAGCTTGGAGAAGTTCACAAACACCTCATCCCACGATCCCTGAGGAGCTCTGGGCTCCACTGGATATCGCGAAACATACCCTCCGTAGCCAGGAGTCGGCCTGGTGCTGATATGAGAGATTAAGACATTTCGAATTAGTAGGTACATCAAATTCCTGGCGACTACAGCACGCAATACTTGTAAAACTTAAAATATATTTACGACAACAAAAACTTGATAAAACCAGCGATAATCAAGGACTTGATTATTGCTTTGCTGGTTTAAATTGCACATAAACATTAACTTGATttatctgtttattttaacatCAATTATTTCCTTGTACATTATATTTCATAGTTGCTGATTGTATCAGTccttttacagtgcgacgcgccttaccgtggccacctaacaaagttttttaaaactaatacgccaatcagggtgtgcaaatttgattgacagccacccctccttgcaaagttcgcacggttgtaagttgaacaccgttgaatgggttgtttgagttgacgtacttacacgtagttgtcaaatgtcaaagtttgttgggtggccacggtaaggcgtgtCGCACTGTAACATTTGTATAGACAATTATGTTGatattgtatatattatatttattattttattatattaattttatgcGCATATGAtcatatatacatgtagattGTGCGCGATAAGTATTAAGTGCGTTCGATTGCTCTTTTGTCATCGATTAGGCATTTAAAAGTAGTTTTATATTTTGGGGATAATCGTTTTGTGCCCCTTTCTAGTAAAGGCGCGATTTTCcaatgtaaccatagcaacagcgatcttttcacgtgtgaagatatcatgttttcgcgcgaaagctcacttggtatttcagaTTTTTGCTCTCGCCCCATGCCCTCGCATGACTCCCACGCAGGctaaaaccgctcgtaccattttatttttaggatacttcgccatATTGTAgaacgtgaacgagactgaacaatcgcgaaagacttatgatagagccagGTTATTTTAAGGTGACCTTTTCGCCgaccgtcgtcgtcgtagatcttaaagtccctattagcctgcgtagctggcagtattgttggcgcggagaatggggaggagTGCTGTGAAATATTTCACAACGCCTCTCCCCATTCTCTGTGCGGCTTCGCCGTTtgttaatttgcctctcgccccaacaataccgccagctgcGTAGgctataggacgttttcaaccaacctctaaagacaccaataacaatatagagaaatgtacgacttctggtggacgaacaaaacaaggagccaatgagagatcttttgctttcgtccaccaacatggggccgatgacgtcacgtgaaaacctcctatatttttggaataagttacAGTAATGATAATTAAAGAGAAAGAACATACAATGTTATTTGTGTCCCTTTTGTCATTGTCGGAATTACTATCCTCGCTGGTTCCTCCAGTCGTTTGCTCTTTTTTTCTGATTCGTCATCCTCCTCGTTCCTGAATCTAATCAGAAGAGAAAAACTTCATAAATTTGAAGGCGTAACTCACTACCGTCTATACGGTGGTTCAGAAGTGCAAACCGAATATAAATCACTCATACCGtattcaaatcactcacaccaaattcaaatcactcacattAGATTTTCTGATGCTGGTAATTTGTATGTTAATAAATCAAGACTGAGAATTCAACTTAATTCGTTTTCCATTTTCGGAGATAAGTTGTGGAATTGCCTGAAGCCTGACCTGCGTAAACTTgggaaaaaacctttcaaaaataAGATTCATAAATTTTTACTTGCGGTACTTGGTaatgaggatgattatgttgatgtcTCTACgttaatgtttaaaattactaatTATCATTAATCAAACTGTACTCTAGTcgctattattatttattccttATGTTCTATGTCTTATTATAGGTTCTTGCTCTTCTCATATAAATCGTAGCTATTTGTGAATATATGTGTATACCTAtttattctatttatttatttacttgccTGATTTTAACGATAATATATTTTGCTGAATTTTATTATAAGTTATACAACCCGCCCCGATTAGCGTTGCTACATGCGggttgtatatatatgtatttttctaatttgtcaaatttaaattatttaaataaatgataaaATGATAAATGATAAACATCGAATTCGAATCACTCACACCGAATTCATAATCACTCACACCGAATTCATAATTACCCACACCGAATTCATAATCACTTAGACCTGTTGAGTTCATGGTGTGATTTTCCTATCAATTTGATTACATTTCGAGCGGTAACAATCAAATCATCTCACAACCCAGaatatttttctatttaattGATGGGTCTGCACGTTGTTACGcatgttaaaaaataaaattgaagacATTTAAAACTCTAAATATTCAATGTATATgagaagaaatttttaaaagaactttttttttctccaatttCGGGACAGTATAGTATGGAATGGGCTTCCGAGCACCTAATCATTTTAAACCCTCTTTAATAATTGAAATCCTACCTAGGAATGGAGGTCGAAATGGCCGGAAATTGTCGGTCAGACTCGTACTGATGAAATTGATTGGGTCTTGTTTGGCATTGGTCCCAGACACACGCTACCTTTTGCCATATTTCCGGTTCAGGTTCATTTGTGACTGCTCGGTATCTGACCATGTCCGCATCCTTTTCATGAGTTGGTGAAATGAGCAGTTCTTCCTCAACTGTGGCTGTCTCAAGAGACTGTTAAAAATCACAACGatgaaagaaataacaaaaattaaattcaatgAAATACGAACAAGGCAGGTGACAGGGAAAATCCTAGCGCTTAAAATTCCTTACAGGTGTTTCTCGGGACTGCTAGGAGTTGACTAACGCATAAACCCGAGTGGATTTGTTTTCACAAGGATTAACGCTCGTCCGTCCTTGAACGGCATAGTCCAGATCGCTTGGTGACAGTTACGTTTTGTTTCGTTGTTGCTTACCCcatttttctttgaagaaaacgaTTCCTTCTTTTTCTCAGTTCTCCGTTTTATTTGAGGAAGAACTCCTTCATTTTGTTGAGAAGGTTCAATATCTTTAGTTTCTTTCAAGCCTCTTATGCTGCCCAATCCCAGAGCAGGAGGACGATTCATTTGCGAATGAGGTCGGTGTGGTCCAATGGGTAGATTGAAAGGAAAGATTTTTGCTCGAAAATTATCACGTAACAGATGTAATTGAAAACTGTGTGGAAACAACTAGCGCGCGCGGTGTTTTTACGACAACACCAATCATTTCAAAACCCGCTTGTTGCACACGTAACTTTTCTTTCGCACGCTTCAACAGAATGGCGTCCCTTCCAGgcaaggtggggggggggggggggggggggggggggttgacgGGGGGTCCTTGTTTCTTGCCATTGTTCCCCAGTGtaaaattagccatgttcccttcttccccaaaacccctgggatgGACTGCAATATTTTTAGGGAAGAACCACCTGTGAGGTTTTCACACAGAGAGAGGGAATTTGGGGAACCCGTGGTGAGGGGTCTTTCGTTTCGCGTCTTTCATGTATGCCTTCGCAAAATAACCTCTATCGCATGCATATAAACCAAACCGACCTTATGCACGCTTTGGCTCTAGTTCTAGTTCACATTTTTAATTAAAccttgtttgcaatttctcctgggagaTGAAGATGTCcgaagagaaatcgaaaacaatgtcAATGCAaattcgggggggggggggggggtaaaagaagtgtattatgggatttgtgaaaatgaAGAATGGAGTGTTCCACTGAGATTGTCCTGGGACCTAAAGATCCGCAACTCTGCGATCGATTGGCCAGAGGGCTTTTTCGGGCATCGCAATTACTATAAGAATTGTCAGGAAAATTGTTGTCTCTTGTTTCAAAGTTATTGATAAATGCTATCTCTTTCAAATCAAGGAAAATCAAGGATTTTCATCTTGAGCAGTCGAAACCCGAATTAACAAagagttgatcatgtcagtttagcattacacttttaaacttttatttaccgttatgtcagttgtgttttcttaaatattgttggttagtttgaatttacatgcttgtaacgaacatttagtCTATAAAGAACTATAATTGTAGTTTAAAATGTTTGGTGTGTAGCCAGgcatgttaaaaataataataaaaaaaagttgacaccggctaaaatattgtgttggacgtttcggcaactgctgttgccttcctcagcagggataaaaaaatgcaaaaatctaacggCGTCCTGATGGTACACGATGCGTATAAATATTAAATCGCACCTCAacgaatatttcaaaataaaatagacAATAAAAACAAAGGTCTCCAGAGCATTCTAAAATATTactacaaattctttatgtTATTGTAAACGTTTGGAAGTGCTATATGTTCCTTTATAGCGTTCGTGTCTCGCAAGGAATGCCAAGCCTCAAGAATAAGTCTTTGTCGCCATGCCGATGACCTGTCAACAATTTCGACGTTCATCAAGTCTGTTTGGTGATAGTAGCACATGTGGTGTTTGGCCAACAAAGAGTTTCCATCTAATGTTGCTATGGCCTTTGTGTGCTCTTTGACGCGTGTTTTTAGCGCGCGCGATGTCTGACCGATGTAAACACAATCACAATCTTTGCATTTGATCTTTTATCATGTGGAGGAGCGTGTTTTACTGGGAattaaaccactcgtagattccatacgccacttcatccgggacccgagtggcgtattttccgtatgtcacctttgtgagtgtcgtatcgttcaatgacgtcacgattcccgcctttttttccccgCCTTTTtcataaagcccagccgtatttgtaaaacttgactactttgaaacacaataaaatcggaaatattcaatatttagtctcaaaataataaaaagaacattacacgttggctcgaagatatgaattttatgttctcgtggcaagaacaatatctcactcgttcgcttcgctcactcgtgagatattgttcttgccactcgaacataaaattcatatcttctcgccaccgtgtaatatcctctatatatacgATTCCTCTGGAGGCCTCCCTCTCGATCTTGTCTTTTGGTTTTTTAAGTAGGTTTGAGATTGTCCGAATAGGTTTATGAGCGACCTTGATGTTGAAACCTCGAAGAACCCTCGCAGAATCCTTTGGCATAAGGCAAAACAACCATACCGCGCTGGTCAGAATCACTCACTTCTTGTTGTCTGTTTCGTTGGCGACCATTATAGATGAAATTGGCAGGGTAATTATTAGCGGTAAGGGCTTCTGCTACTCTCTTAGTTTCTCGTGCAGCTTCCTCTTCGGGGGTTGGGATATTCTTTGCGCGATCCATGAGGGTGCGTACGACCGAGTATTTATGTTGGGGGCGGATCATCTTATAACATTTTACTGTTATACTCACTATGTCTGATgctgatgtttgaaacatcaaaCATGCTACGTTTCCttaattcaaaagtgtggttgtattttaaaaataaacgtCAAAGTAATAAATCCCTGCCCATACCGCTAACAGAGATCATGGCAAACAGAAGATAGAGGAAAATCCTTTATTCAGAGTTttcaaaaaacaatatttccCGGAATCAATTTCAATGGAAGTAGAGGTTGGCATATTTTAACTCTTGATACTTGGGAACCACAAGTTAACTTGGGAGCTGAATTAATAGCGCATTAATTGCAACGAATCAAGCTTTGCCATCTGCCCAATCACACATTTCTTTGTACCATTCCTCTTCCCAAGGAAGCATGTGAAGTACCTAAGGAGCAAACaggaatattattattatattataccGTTTAGCACTGAGACAATATTGATTCTTCTTTACCTTTTAAAGTACATATGATGGCagttttttcttatttactCAAGCTTTATCATTCACATCACGGTCTTCTGAgataaaaacaaccaaaaaattcAATGCCTACTTTTATTCTTGGCCTTTCAGCCTTTTAAAAATCGGAATTTTCACTTCCAAGGGAAGAGGGGGTACAAAACCGCGCTCGTAACGAGACTGGGAATAGCAGGCCAGTGACGTCAAAACTGAACCGCAGGGATTTTTAATGATAGAATTATTCGTTCTTGTCTTGCATTATTGCAACCAAATACACCGCACGTCAGAAGCAGTTTCAGCAACTTCTCAatctaaaaaaaggaaaattcggCCCCT
The Montipora capricornis isolate CH-2021 chromosome 10, ASM3666992v2, whole genome shotgun sequence genome window above contains:
- the LOC138021580 gene encoding protein SPMIP7-like; its protein translation is MVRYRAVTNEPEPEIWQKVACVWDQCQTRPNQFHQYESDRQFPAISTSIPRFRNEEDDESEKKSKRLEEPARIVIPTMTKGTQITFTRPTPGYGGYVSRYPVEPRAPQGSWDEVFVNFSKLTYRAYPPYEYTTKEFSHKGPLSRLVTTSHPSNPFNKVDQWNSRPKKLWRRRNHLKFVIQQSSIKT